In Gossypium raimondii isolate GPD5lz chromosome 12, ASM2569854v1, whole genome shotgun sequence, a single window of DNA contains:
- the LOC105764712 gene encoding DNAJ protein JJJ1 homolog, producing MASEKRCLYEVLGLSRDCSQDEIRFAYKKLALQRHPDKLVQSGLSQAEATAQFQELVHAYEVLSDPKERSWYDSHRSQILFADRNTSANSPVPDLFSFFSNTVYSGYSDSGRGFYKVYSDLFSKIYANEINFARKLGLGLDIVKEAPLMGNLESPYGQVTAFYNYWLGFSTVMDFVWVDEYDAMAGPNRKSRRVMEEENKKLRKKAKREYNETVRGLAEFVKKRDKRVIDMSVKRKEEMERKKEEERERKRKLEKERLARVKAYEEPEWAKVEEEEVDNWDEMDEKEREKEEFYCVACGKKFKSEKQWKNHEQSKKHKEKVAELRESIIEEEEEEGDLEVEADVEEKFREGLRIEEEREDEGENRVGELSEGDDGFFYADAGDEDEEEVEVDSANDHDEENSILEAMVSGQKDKKNVSFKSEGMVSPTGFHVKDESDEGEFMNYGNRKNRRRNRTGKKEKGKKNSDDAMKTDVNETKSKNEEASVSDRTLHGEEKQLVEDEGSSGEKDDKLGNGDKVSKQPTDRKGNTKKETNTKSNKSSKGKKAKATAKHSGNVCETCGEEFQSKNKLHKHLGDSGHATLKFR from the exons ATGGCGTCTGAGAAACGGTGTCTATATGAGGTTTTAGGTTTATCCCGTGACTGTTCTCAAGATGAAATTCGCTTCGCCTACAAAAAGCTCGCTCTCCAACGCCACCCCGACAAGCTCGTTCAATCCGGCCTTTCTCAGGCTGAAGCCACCGCCCAATTCCAAGAGCTGGTCCACGCTTATGAAGTCCTTTCTGATCCCAAAGAACGCTCTTGGTACGACTCTCACCGCTCCCAAATCCTCTTCGCCGATCGCAACACCTCCGCCAATTCCCCCGTCCCCGACCTGTTCTCTTTCTTCTCCAATACCGTTTATTCGGGTTACTCCGACTCCGGTCGGGGCTTCTACAAGGTTTATTCTGACcttttctctaaaatttatGCCAATGAAATCAACTTCGCTAGGAAGTTAGGGCTAGGTTTAGATATCGTAAAAGAAGCTCCTTTGATGGGGAATTTAGAGAGTCCGTACGGTCAAGTTACGGCTTTTTATAACTATTGGTTAGGGTTTTCTACGGTTATGGATTTTGTTTGGGTTGATGAGTATGATGCTATGGCCGGACCAAACCGGAAATCGCGGCGCGTTATGGAGGAAGAGAATAAGAAGTTGAGGAAGAAGGCAAAAAGGGAGTATAATGAGACGGTTAGAGGACTGGCGGAGTTTGTTAAGAAGAGGGATAAGAGGGTTATCGATATGAGTGTGAAAAGGAAGGAGGAGATGGAAAGGAAGAAAGAGGAGGAGAGGGAGAGAAAGAGGAAGCTTGAGAAGGAGAGGTTGGCAAGAGTTAAGGCTTACGAGGAGCCTGAATGGGCGAAAGTCGAAGAGGAAGAAGTGGACAATTGGGATGAAATGGacgagaaagaaagagagaaggAAGAGTTCTATTGTGTGGCCTGCGGGAAGAAGTTCAAGAGTGAGAAGCAATGGAAGAATCATGAACAATCGAAGAAGCATAAGGAGAAAGTGGCGGAATTGAGGGAATCGATAATTGAGGAGGAAGAAGAGGAAGGGGATTTAGAGGTGGAAGCGGATGTGGAGGAGAAGTTTAGGGAGGGTTTAAGGATTGAAGAGGAAAGGGAGGATGAAGGAGAGAATAGAGTAGGTGAGCTAAGTGAGGGGGATGATGGATTTTTTTATGCTGATGCAGGGGATGAAGATGAAGAGGAGGTTGAGGTTGATAGTGCTAATGATCATGATGAAGAAAATAGTATTCTTGAAGCAATGGTGTCCGGGCAGAAAGATAAGAAAAATGTTTCTTTCAAGAGCGAGGGTATGGTTTCGCCTACAGGATTTCATGTCAAAGATGAAAGTGATGAGGGAGAATTTATGAATTACGGTAACCGGAAAAACAGAAGGAGAAACAGAACAGGGAAGAAAGAGAAGGGTAAAAAGAATAGCGATGATGCCATGAAAACTGATGTTAACGAAACTAAAAGCAAGAACGAAGAAGCTAGCGTAAGTGATAGAACACTGCATGGGGAAGAGAAGCAACTTGTAGAAGATGAGGGCAGTAGTGGTGAAAAGGATGATAAATTGGGAAATGGTGATAAGGTTTCAAAGCAACCTACTGATAGAAAAGGGAAtacaaagaaagaaacaaataccaaatcaaataaatcatctaaaGGAAAGAAAGCAAAG GCAACGGCAAAGCATTCCGGCAATGTATGTGAGACATGTGGAGAGGAATTCCAATCGAA GAATAAATTACATAAGCATTTGGGAGACAGTGGTCATGCTACGTTGAAATTCCGATGA
- the LOC105764713 gene encoding uncharacterized protein LOC105764713 isoform X1 → MANKSSTSTKFDAPLSHSTNKATHNRDQFFVWREFVWGAIAGAFGEGMMHPIDTIKTRIQSQVLLSGSQQSQKSIVQMVQTVWVADGLRGFYRGIAPGITGSLATGATYFGFIESTKKWIEESHPNLGGHWAHFIAGAVGDTLGSFVYVPCEVMKQRMQVQGSSNSWNSAIMKDKMQMKSGAEMYGYYTGMFQAGHSIWKEQGLKGLYAGYWSTLARDVPFAGLMVMFYEALKDLTEKGRQKWAPNFHVDGSMEGLILGGLAGGFSAYLTTPLDVIKTRLQVQGSSTSYNGWLDAMNKIWKTEGAKGMFRGSIPRITWYIPASALTFMAVEFLREQFNKKLDDDNMQEVTSLSIEKPKSSFKEVTKLEQ, encoded by the exons ATGGCGAATAAAAGCTCAACTTCAACCAAATTTGATGCCCCATTGTCTCATTCAACCAACAAAGCCACTCACAATCGAGATCAGTTCTTTG TATGGAGAGAGTTTGTATGGGGAGCCATTGCGGGAGCCTTTGGAGAGGGGATGATGCATCCCATTGATACCATAAAGACAAGAATTCAAAGTCAAGTTCTTCTTAGTGGAAGTCAG CAGAGTCAAAAGAGCATAGTGCAGATGGTTCAAACTGTCTGGGTTGCAGATGGCTTAAGAG GCTTCTATAGGGGTATAGCTCCTGGAATTACTGGATCTCTAGCTACTGGAGCAACATACTTTGGTTTCATAGAGTCCACTAAAAAATGGATTGAAGAGTCACATCCTAACCTTGGGGGCCACTGGGCACATTTCATTGCTGGAGCTGTTG GTGATACACTTGGTTCTTTTGTATATGTTCCATGTGAAGTGATGAAGCAACGCATGCAGGTTCAAGGCTCGAGTAACTCTTGGAATTCTGCTATTATGAAAGACAAAATGCAAATGAAATCCGGTGCAGAAATGTATGGTTATTACACAGGAATGTTCCAAGCTGGGCATTCAATATGGAAAGAGCAAGGACTTAAGGGATTATATGCTGG GTACTGGTCCACACTTGCAAGGGATGTGCCATTCGCTGGTCTTATG GTTATGTTCTACGAAGCCCTGAAAGATTTGACCGAGAAAGGGAGACAAAAATGGGCTCCTAATTTCCATGTTGATGGTTCTATGGAGGGACTCATACTAGGAGGATTGGCTGGTG GGTTTAGTGCATACCTTACCACTCCCTTGGATGTAATAAAAACAAGATTGCAAGTACAGGGATCATCCACAAG CTATAATGGCTGGCTGGATGCGATGAATAAAATCTGGAAAACTGAAGGCGCAAAGGGAATGTTCCGAGGAAGCATCCCCCGGATCACATGGTATATTCCGGCCTCGGCTCTTACCTTCATGGCTGTCGAATTCCTAAGAGAACAATTTAACAAGAAACTGGACGACGACAACATGCAAGAAGTCACGAGCTTGTCAATCGAGAAACCGAAATCTTCTTTTAAAGAG GTAACGAAATTAGAGCAATGA
- the LOC105764713 gene encoding uncharacterized protein LOC105764713 isoform X2 produces the protein MANKSSTSTKFDAPLSHSTNKATHNRDQFFVWREFVWGAIAGAFGEGMMHPIDTIKTRIQSQVLLSGSQSQKSIVQMVQTVWVADGLRGFYRGIAPGITGSLATGATYFGFIESTKKWIEESHPNLGGHWAHFIAGAVGDTLGSFVYVPCEVMKQRMQVQGSSNSWNSAIMKDKMQMKSGAEMYGYYTGMFQAGHSIWKEQGLKGLYAGYWSTLARDVPFAGLMVMFYEALKDLTEKGRQKWAPNFHVDGSMEGLILGGLAGGFSAYLTTPLDVIKTRLQVQGSSTSYNGWLDAMNKIWKTEGAKGMFRGSIPRITWYIPASALTFMAVEFLREQFNKKLDDDNMQEVTSLSIEKPKSSFKEVTKLEQ, from the exons ATGGCGAATAAAAGCTCAACTTCAACCAAATTTGATGCCCCATTGTCTCATTCAACCAACAAAGCCACTCACAATCGAGATCAGTTCTTTG TATGGAGAGAGTTTGTATGGGGAGCCATTGCGGGAGCCTTTGGAGAGGGGATGATGCATCCCATTGATACCATAAAGACAAGAATTCAAAGTCAAGTTCTTCTTAGTGGAAGTCAG AGTCAAAAGAGCATAGTGCAGATGGTTCAAACTGTCTGGGTTGCAGATGGCTTAAGAG GCTTCTATAGGGGTATAGCTCCTGGAATTACTGGATCTCTAGCTACTGGAGCAACATACTTTGGTTTCATAGAGTCCACTAAAAAATGGATTGAAGAGTCACATCCTAACCTTGGGGGCCACTGGGCACATTTCATTGCTGGAGCTGTTG GTGATACACTTGGTTCTTTTGTATATGTTCCATGTGAAGTGATGAAGCAACGCATGCAGGTTCAAGGCTCGAGTAACTCTTGGAATTCTGCTATTATGAAAGACAAAATGCAAATGAAATCCGGTGCAGAAATGTATGGTTATTACACAGGAATGTTCCAAGCTGGGCATTCAATATGGAAAGAGCAAGGACTTAAGGGATTATATGCTGG GTACTGGTCCACACTTGCAAGGGATGTGCCATTCGCTGGTCTTATG GTTATGTTCTACGAAGCCCTGAAAGATTTGACCGAGAAAGGGAGACAAAAATGGGCTCCTAATTTCCATGTTGATGGTTCTATGGAGGGACTCATACTAGGAGGATTGGCTGGTG GGTTTAGTGCATACCTTACCACTCCCTTGGATGTAATAAAAACAAGATTGCAAGTACAGGGATCATCCACAAG CTATAATGGCTGGCTGGATGCGATGAATAAAATCTGGAAAACTGAAGGCGCAAAGGGAATGTTCCGAGGAAGCATCCCCCGGATCACATGGTATATTCCGGCCTCGGCTCTTACCTTCATGGCTGTCGAATTCCTAAGAGAACAATTTAACAAGAAACTGGACGACGACAACATGCAAGAAGTCACGAGCTTGTCAATCGAGAAACCGAAATCTTCTTTTAAAGAG GTAACGAAATTAGAGCAATGA
- the LOC105764714 gene encoding ATP synthase subunit gamma, mitochondrial has protein sequence MAMAALRREGRRFAPLIAPRPITAVRSSPIVPTHEDEGPIGVRYISTQVVRNRMKSVKNIQKITKAMKMVAASKLRAVQTKAENSRGLWQPFTALLGDLPSVDVKKNVVVTISSDKGLCGGINSTSVKISKGIYKLNSGPEKETKYVILGEKAKAQLVRDSKKDIELIITELQKNPLSYTQVSVLADEILKNVEYDALRIVFNKFHSVVSFVPTVSTVLSPEIVERESESGGKLGELDSYEVEGGETKGEILQNLAEFQFSCVMFNAVLENACSEQGARMSAMDSSSRNAGDMLDRLTLTYNRTRQASITTELIEIISGASALEG, from the exons ATGGCAATGGCTGCTCTCAGACGCGAAGGGAGGCGTTTCGCCCCTCTGATTGCTCCCCGTCCAATTACCGCTGTCCGATCCTCTCCTATCGTTCCCACTCACGA AGATGAGGGTCCGATTGGTGTTCGTTATATTTCAACCCAAGTCG TTAGAAACCGGATGAAGAGTGTTAAGAATATTCAGAAAATTACAAAGGCTATGAAGATGGTTGCTGCCTCAAAGTTGAGAGCAGTTCAAACTAAAGCTGAGAATTCCCGAGGCCTCTGGCAGCCATTTACTGCACTTCTTGGTGATCTTCCCA GTGTTGATGTCAAGAAGAACGTTGTTGTAACCATCTCTTCTGACAAAGGTCTCTGTGGTGGAATTAACTCTACATCAGTCAAGATAAGCAAAGGGATCTATAAGTTGAACTCTG GCcctgaaaaagaaacaaaatatgtAATTCTGGGAGAGAAGGCAAAGGCTCAATTGGTTCGTGACTCAAAGAAGGACATTGAGTTGATCATAACTGAGCTGCAGAAGAATCCTTTGAGCTACACTCAG GTCTCTGTTCTTGCTGATGAGATCTTAAAGAATGTGGAGTATGATGCCTTGAGGATTGTCTTCAACAAGTTTCACTCAGTAGTTTCATTTGTGCCGACAGTCTCAACTGTATTATCACCTGAA ATTGTTGAAAGGGAATCTGAATCTGGGGGAAAGCTTGGTGAACTAGACTCCTATGAAGTCGAGGGTGGTGAGACAAAGGGTGAAATACTTCAAAATCTGGCTGAGTTCCAGTTCTCTTGT GTCATGTTCAATGCGGTATTGGAGAATGCTTGTAGTGAGCAAGGAGCAAGGATGTCTGCTATGGATAGCTCAAGCAGAAACGCCGGCGACATGCTTGATCGCCTGACTCTTACATATAACAG AACCCGTCAAGCTTCAATCACCACGGAGTTGATTGAGATTATATCTGGAGCATCGGCACTGGAAggttaa
- the LOC105764715 gene encoding respiratory burst oxidase homolog protein A — MEIDDAAPFSDSVTIAISLSPSSSSYSSSSSSCSASVVPLPFSPLQQTAESPPFRPLLMSESGGMLSLAGWSHDGERLRFLDAEGNEWGNVVNRFNQLATVKGGRNGHQEVVKWSDFGSCIGMGETAEFGKEVLRAMRGGRRDWKRDITKSELHSYWCRMTDPWLDSRILLFFDLCDRNMDGRIDEREMKQVISLISPINKLAIKNKEAEEYAALIMEALDLQHRGYIQASEFEALCKASLPKGSSTISYKKNHGQQQEPISKAEILFRSYWRRTWIIGLWLTICFALFTWKFIQYSHRAAFQVMGYCLSTAKGAAETLKFNMALILLPVCRNTITWLRNNPGLNSVIPFNDNINFHKVIAGGIVIGIILHGGTHLACDFPRISGSDRSVFRQTIAANFGYQQPSYFQILSTTEVASGIAMVVLMMIAFPLATKWPRRQSPSLPKSVRKVTGYNTFWYSHHLFVPVYALLIVHSMFLFLTDNLVEKTTWMYIAIPVLLYAGERITRAIRSGFSAVEILKVSLYPGKVLSLKLQKPKGFRHKSGMYIFIQCPQISPFEWHPFSLTCGPEDDYLSVHIKTLGDWSCQLYSLFEEAILTGLKQYPKIYIDGPYGASSQDHIKYDIVIMVGLGIGITPFVSILKDIATRLKKSSINHAACGEGSLEKIPLKAYLYWVTREQSSFNWFTDVMKEIADANQKQAVVEVFNFLTSVYQEGDARSALITIIQSLYQAKYGIDIVSRTPLHTQFGRPNWFNIFSKLARRHRGARIGVFYCGPMTLARELEKLCTKFSTKTSTIFVFHKENY, encoded by the exons ATGGAGATTGATGATGCAGCTCCTTTCTCTGACTCAGTCACCATTGCCATCTCTCTCtcaccttcttcttcttcctattcctcttcctcttcttcttgtAGTGCTAGCGTTGTTCCTCTTCCCTTCTCTCCGCTTCAACAAACCGCCGAATCACCGCCGTTCCGCCCCCTCCTTATGTCGGAGAGTGGAGGGATGTTATCGTTAGCCGGCTGGTCTCACGACGGCGAACGGCTGAGGTTCCTCGACGCAGAAGGGAACGAGTGGGGGAATGTAGTCAACCGATTCAACCAGCTGGCCACCGTTAAAGGCGGCCGAAATGGGCATCAAGAGGTTGTGAAATGGTCGGATTTTGGTTCTTGCATAG GAATGGGGGAAACGGCGGAATTTGGAAAAGAGGTATTAAGAGCAATGAGAGGAGGAAGAAGGGATTGGAAAAGGGATATCACCAAAAGTGAACTTCACAGTTATTGGTGTCGCATGACCGATCCTTGGTTGGATTCTAggattcttttattctttgacCT CTGTGATAGAAATATGGATGGAAGAATTGATGAGAGGGAGATGAAGCAG GTTATCTCGTTAAtttcacctataaataaatTGGCAATAAAAAATAAGGAAGCCGAAGAATACGCTGCTTTAATCATGGAAGCCCTTGACCTTCAACATCGAGGCTATATCCAG GCATCGGAATTTGAAGCACTTTGCAAAGCAAGCTTACCAAAAGGCTCATcaacaatttcatataaaaagaATCATGGTCAACAGCAAGAGCCAATATCAAAGGCGGAGATATTGTTTCGTTCATATTGGAGACGAACATGGATTATTGGGTTGTGGTTGACGATTTGCTTTGCACTTTTCACGTGGAAATTCATCCAATACAGTCATCGAGCAGCCTTTCAAGTGATGGGTTATTGTTTATCCACTGCAAAGGGAGCTGCTGAGACCTTGAAATTCAACATGGCTTTGATCCTTCTACCTGTTTGTCGAAATACAATAACATGGCTGCGGAACAACCCTGGCCTTAACTCCGTTATTCCATTTAATGACAACATCAACTTTCATAAA GTAATTGCAGGAGGGATAGTGATTGGTATTATCCTCCATGGAGGCACACATCTGGCCTGTGATTTCCCAAGAATTAGTGGATCAGATCGGTCTGTTTTTCGACAAACTATAGCAGCTAACTTTGGGTATCAGCAACCATCATATTTCCAGATATTGTCCACAACTGAGGTTGCATCAGGGATTGCTATGGTGGTGTTAATGATGATAGCATTTCCATTAGCCACCAAGTGGCCTCGTCGCCAGTCTCCGTCCCTTCCGAAATCCGTCAGAAAGGTCACCGGATACAATACGTTTTGGTACTCCCACCATCTGTTTGTTCCGGTTTATGCTTTGCTCATTGTTCACTCAATGTTCCTCTTCCTCACAGataatttagttgaaaaaacG ACATGGATGTACATCGCCATACCGGTTTTATTATATGCTGGAGAGAGGATAACTCGAGCTATAAGATCAGGGTTTTCTGCAGTAGAAATCTTGAAG GTAAGCTTATATCCAGGAAAGGTGTTGTCTCTCAAACTGCAAAAACCAAAAGGTTTTAGGCACAAAAGTGGCATGTATATTTTCATCCAATGTCCTCAAATTTCACCCTTTGAATG GCATCCATTCTCCCTAACTTGTGGACCAGAAGATGATTACTTGAGTGTGCATATCAAAACTCTTGGGGACTGGAGCTGTCAGCTATATAGTCTCTTCGAGGAg gcaATACTAACAGGACTAAAGCAGtatccaaaaatatatatcGATGGACCTTATGGTGCTTCTTCTCAAGACCACATCAAGTATGATATTGTGATAATGGTTGGTCTTGGCATAGGAATCACTCCTTTCGTTAGCATCCTCAAAGATATTGCTACCCGCCTCAAAAAGTCCTCCATTAATCAT GCAGCTTGTGGAGAAGGCAGCCTTGAGAAAATTCCATTAAAAGCTTATCTTTATTGGGTTACAAGAGAACAAAGCTCTTTTAATTGGTTCACGGATGTCATGAAGGAAATAGCAGACGCAAACCAAAAGCAG GCTGTTGTAGAGGTATTCAATTTCCTAACCAGTGTATATCAAGAGGGTGATGCTCGGTCGGCTTTAATCACAATTATTCAATCTCTGTATCAAGCCAAGTATGGAATTGACATTGTCTCTCGAACCCCG TTACACACACAATTTGGACGACCAAATTGGTTCAACATCTTCTCAAAATTAGCTAGAAGACATAGAGGGGCAAGGATTG GGGTTTTCTACTGTGGACCAATGACGTTGGCCAGAGAGTTGGAGAAGTTGTGCACCAAATTCTCCACCAAAACCAGCACAATATTTGTGTTTCACAAGGAGAATTATTAG
- the LOC105764716 gene encoding uncharacterized protein LOC105764716, with translation MDSWLVATAAGYFAEYWQNLLSDRTRFPELRTQGTETRNGPLSSTKGLQQDVSSDGREFSTRKVSDSYRHYVVSAAQVDSDSGFDSEMVGSSGHHMDHNLVSQSREDQCRKGPRSDTMRKRSTLETRYSYGHLLKPFSSLDSCIMAHLYMEHVNMEEYILTFPPSSPTAISRPLIVTDGSQIISRASGSFPNGSNRTAESKLHNLATFETSGNVFGIPPLPKVKSSDLRKKLKFKRGNRYSGRQSIPCKMDTANRFHSQKGPDDGAFLFSLGIFMGIVSSCIRNRREVLKLRGLLKHTENVVQDLHDELEMKDPVTVKEIANEKYESGETYDDSFHDRVSSSVEQNFNNSKRCYGGESYYDKVGESSESMSQIEAELEAELERLGLNMNVSNLEGRLSDLDELDPDFAERELRSDMINAQALVKSVSNEDSRDTSTTHSRNYAVSPQELSMRLHEVIQSKLEERIEELEMALRNSQKKVKLMEWQYKISRKISNSKLKYSSNPESPLANEEIDCQSGPLVMQLSGEALDAYIEAREELLKTDESEEDDDDDGLPDIYRNKHQGELHKYDRIQNMSWGSQDSMYPKNTSEEVVYGGGRTLEDQHLRVHELVGVSEDECSDGDDEMEKQLIEKIVEKTRKGSDALVNAERILFSMDGI, from the exons ATGGATTCATGGCTTGTTGCAACAGCTGCTGGTTATTTTGCTGAATATTGGCAAAATCTTTTGAGTGATAGGACTCGCTTTCCTGAGCTAAGAACTCAAGGGACTGAAACCAGGAACGGTCCCTTGTCTTCGACAAAGGGACTCCAGCAAGATGTTTCTTCAGATGGAAGAGAGTTTTCAACTAGGAAAGTATCAGATTCTTATAGACATTATGTGGTTTCAGCTGCACAAGTGGATTCCGATAGCGGATTCGATAGTGAAATGGTGGGAAGTTCAGGACATCACATGGATCACAATTTAGTTTCTCAATCAAGAGAAGATCAATGTAGAAAGGGGCCTAGAAGTGACACTATGAGGAAAAGAAGCACACTTGAAACTAGATATTCATATGGTCATTTACTTAAACCTTTTAGTTCCTTAGATAGTTGCATAATGGCTCACCTATATATGGAACATGTTAATATGGAAGAATACATACTTACTTTCCCTCCATCATCACCGACTGCAATATCGAGACCATTGATTGTAACTGATGgaagccaaataatcagcagAGCAAGTGGCAGTTTTCCCAATGGATCAAATCGAACCGCAGAGAGTAAGTTGCATAATCTAGCCACTTTTGAAACGAGTGGAAATGTTTTCGGGATTCCTCCGTTGCCAAAAGTCAAGTCTTCAGATCTCCGCAAGAAGTTGAAATTTAAGAGAGGAAACCGGTATAGTGGAAGACAAAGCATTCCTTGCAAAATGGATACTGCAAACCGGTTTCATTCACAAAAGG GTCCGGATGATGGAGCGTTTCTGTTTTCTCTCGGTATTTTTATGGGCATAGTATCTTCTTGTATCAGAAATCGAAGGGAAGTGTTGAAATTGAGAGGGTTGTTAAAGCATACAGAGAATGTAGTTCAAGATCTTCATGATGAGCTCGAGATGAAAGATCCGGTGACAGTGAAGGAGATAGCTAATGAGAAGTACGAATCAGGGGAGACGTATGATGATTCCTTTCATGACAGGGTATCATCTTCCGTGGAACAGAATTTCAATAATTCCAAACGATGTTATGGTGGAGAATCATATTATGATAAGGTAGGGGAAAGTTCAGAGTCAATGAGTCAAATCGAAGCTGAGCTCGAAGCTGAACTCGAGAGGTTGGGTCTAAACATGAACGTATCTAACCTGGAGGGAAGATTGTCTGATCTTGATGAG CTTGACCCGGATTTTGCCGAACGTGAATTGAGATCCGATATGATCAATGCGCAGGCTCTTGTCAAATCTGTTTCAAATGAAGATAGCCGTGACACTTCTACTACTCATTCCAGAAATTATGCAGTCTCACCGCAAGAGTTGAGCATGCGTCTACATGAAGTTATTCAATCGAAGCTCGAAGAACGTATAGAAGAACTTGAGATGGCCCTCAGGAACAGCCAGAAGAAGGTGAAACTAATGGAATGGCAGTATAAGATTTCACGAAAGATCTCTAACAGTAAACTGAAATATTCATCCAACCCTGAGAGTCCATTAGCAAATGAAGAAATCGATTGCCAGTCTGGTCCTCTGGTTATGCAACTATCAGGGGAAGCTCTAGATGCATACATTGAAGCTCGTGAAGAGCTGTTGAAGACGGACGAGtcagaagaagatgatgatgatgatggacTACCTGATATTTATCGAAATAAGCATCAAGGCGAGCTGCATAAGTATGATCGAATTCAAAACATGTCTTGGGGCAGTCAAGACAGCATGTATCCGAAGAACACATCGGAGGAGGTCGTATATGGTGGAGGACGAACATTGGAAGATCAACACTTAAGAGTGCATGAATTAGTGGGTGTGAGTGAAGATGAATGTAGTGACGGTGATGATGAAATGGAGAAGCAACTGATAGAGAAGATTGTGGAGAAAACTAGGAAAGGGTCTGATGCACTAGTCAATGCAGAGAGGATATTGTTTTCCATGGATGGAATCTAA